In Minwuia thermotolerans, one genomic interval encodes:
- a CDS encoding HpcH/HpaI aldolase family protein yields the protein MRTNRVREIWNAGGNVVNGWLASSSSYSAEIMASLDFDSVGVDLQHGMIDFDQALPILQAISVQPATPLARIPWNDPVWIMKVLDAGALGLICPMVNTAAEAEHLVQAMRYPPHGFRSFASVRGPLYMGPDYAKNANDTVIAFAMIETRTALDNIAEIVSVEGLDAIYIGPSDLALGIGHPPAPDPTEREVLEAIEHVRRTAVDAGVVPCIHTAGGDHAKRCFEQGFRLCTIANDVSLMRKAATAEIALARK from the coding sequence ATGAGAACCAACAGGGTCCGTGAGATCTGGAACGCGGGCGGCAATGTCGTGAACGGCTGGCTGGCCAGTTCCAGCAGCTATTCGGCCGAGATCATGGCCTCGCTGGATTTCGATTCGGTGGGCGTGGACCTGCAGCACGGCATGATCGATTTCGACCAGGCCCTGCCGATCCTGCAGGCCATATCGGTACAGCCGGCGACGCCGCTGGCGCGCATCCCCTGGAACGACCCGGTCTGGATCATGAAGGTGCTCGACGCCGGCGCGCTGGGGCTGATCTGTCCGATGGTCAACACCGCCGCCGAGGCCGAGCACCTGGTGCAGGCCATGCGCTACCCGCCGCACGGCTTCCGCTCCTTCGCCAGCGTGCGCGGCCCGCTCTACATGGGGCCGGACTACGCGAAGAACGCCAACGATACGGTCATCGCCTTCGCCATGATCGAGACCAGGACCGCACTCGACAACATTGCCGAGATCGTTTCGGTCGAAGGTCTGGACGCCATCTACATCGGTCCGTCCGACCTGGCGCTCGGCATCGGCCATCCGCCGGCGCCGGATCCGACCGAAAGGGAAGTACTGGAGGCGATCGAGCATGTCCGCCGCACGGCCGTCGACGCCGGGGTGGTGCCCTGCATCCACACCGCCGGCGGCGATCACGCGAAGCGCTGCTTCGAGCAGGGCTTCCGCCTCTGCACCATCGCCAACGACGTCTCCCTGATGCGCAAGGCCGCGACGGCCGAGATCGCGCTGGCGCGCAAGTAG
- a CDS encoding DUF1499 domain-containing protein: MIDFATFELNRKPNQFLLAPDGLCQNATPHERAPSFDLPADMLINRFRTVALAEPRVRVLEDERRRGQMVFVQKSKVFRFPDHVDVLAIEMPEGRSTIAVYSRSRLGYRDFGVNRRRVHDWLAKLEN, translated from the coding sequence GTGATCGATTTCGCGACCTTCGAACTCAACCGGAAGCCGAACCAGTTCCTCCTGGCGCCGGATGGTCTGTGTCAGAATGCGACACCGCATGAGCGCGCGCCGAGCTTCGACTTGCCCGCCGATATGCTGATCAACCGCTTCCGCACGGTGGCGCTGGCGGAGCCGCGGGTGCGGGTGCTGGAAGACGAGCGCAGGCGGGGACAGATGGTGTTTGTTCAGAAATCCAAGGTCTTCCGCTTTCCCGACCATGTCGATGTCCTGGCCATTGAAATGCCGGAGGGCCGGTCGACCATCGCGGTCTACAGCCGCTCGCGCCTGGGATACCGGGATTTCGGGGTCAACCGCCGGCGCGTACACGACTGGCTCGCAAAGCTGGAAAACTGA
- a CDS encoding HIT family protein, whose protein sequence is MAAGFRIDPRLADMSLAVGDWPLCHVRLVDDGRWPWLLLIPRREGAVELFDLSQADRAALIEEAAEAARAVRELIGADKTNVATLGNQVPQMHVHVIGRLKGDAAWPGPIWGAGEPEPMEPEAAHELVERLRDMVDIRFTF, encoded by the coding sequence ATGGCCGCGGGATTCCGGATCGATCCGCGGCTGGCCGACATGAGCCTGGCGGTCGGCGACTGGCCGCTGTGTCACGTGCGGCTGGTCGACGATGGCCGCTGGCCTTGGCTGCTGCTGATTCCGCGCCGCGAGGGAGCGGTGGAACTGTTCGACCTGTCTCAGGCGGACCGGGCGGCGCTGATCGAGGAGGCGGCCGAGGCCGCGCGCGCGGTCCGGGAACTGATCGGAGCCGACAAGACCAACGTCGCCACGCTGGGCAACCAGGTGCCGCAGATGCATGTACATGTCATCGGACGGCTGAAGGGTGACGCCGCCTGGCCCGGCCCGATCTGGGGCGCCGGCGAGCCGGAACCCATGGAGCCCGAGGCCGCGCACGAGCTGGTGGAGCGGCTGCGCGATATGGTTGATATCCGATTCACCTTTTGA
- the hppD gene encoding 4-hydroxyphenylpyruvate dioxygenase: protein MPDLWDNPMGTDGFEFIEFTAPEPEPLGDLFEKLGFTAVGRHRSKNVTLYRQGDINLILNAEETGFPRSFSRLHGPSACAIAFRVKDAAKAYRRALDNGAWGVETKVGPMELSIPAIKGIGDSLIYLVDRYGEKGSIYEVDFEPIPGAERKPKGAGLTYIDHLTHNVHRGRMAEWADFYERLFNFREVRFFDIEGKVTGLKSKAMTSPCGKIRIPINESSDDKSQIHEYLEQYRGEGIQHVALGTDDIYATVEHLRTLGMPFQETPETYYEGVDARVPDHGEDLARLKRNSILIDGGPDQGGGLLLQIFTQTVIGPIFFELIQRKGNEGFGEGNFKALFESIELDQIRRGYIKDGAEKQ, encoded by the coding sequence ATGCCCGATCTCTGGGACAATCCGATGGGCACCGACGGTTTCGAGTTCATCGAATTCACCGCGCCCGAGCCGGAACCGCTGGGCGACCTGTTCGAGAAGCTGGGCTTCACTGCCGTCGGCCGCCACCGTTCCAAGAACGTGACCCTGTACCGCCAGGGCGACATCAACCTGATCCTGAACGCCGAGGAGACTGGCTTCCCGCGCTCCTTCTCGCGCCTGCACGGCCCCAGCGCCTGCGCCATCGCCTTCCGCGTGAAGGATGCGGCGAAGGCCTATCGGCGCGCCCTCGACAACGGCGCCTGGGGCGTCGAGACGAAGGTCGGGCCGATGGAGCTTTCCATTCCTGCGATCAAGGGCATCGGCGACAGCCTGATCTATCTTGTCGACCGCTATGGCGAGAAGGGTTCGATCTACGAGGTGGATTTCGAGCCCATTCCCGGCGCCGAGCGCAAGCCCAAGGGCGCGGGGCTGACCTATATCGATCACCTGACCCATAACGTGCACCGCGGCCGCATGGCCGAATGGGCGGACTTCTACGAGCGGTTGTTCAATTTTCGCGAGGTCCGCTTCTTTGACATCGAAGGCAAGGTGACGGGGCTGAAATCCAAGGCCATGACCAGCCCCTGCGGCAAGATCCGCATCCCGATCAACGAGAGTTCCGACGACAAGTCCCAGATCCACGAATATCTGGAACAGTACCGCGGCGAGGGCATCCAGCACGTGGCGCTGGGAACCGACGACATCTACGCGACCGTCGAACATCTCAGGACGCTCGGCATGCCCTTCCAGGAGACGCCAGAGACCTATTACGAGGGCGTCGACGCCCGCGTGCCCGATCATGGCGAGGATCTGGCGCGGCTGAAGCGGAACTCGATCCTGATCGACGGCGGCCCGGACCAGGGCGGCGGCCTGCTGCTGCAGATCTTCACCCAGACGGTGATCGGCCCGATCTTCTTCGAACTCATCCAGCGCAAGGGCAACGAGGGGTTCGGCGAAGGCAACTTCAAGGCGCTGTTCGAGAGTATCGAGCTCGACCAGATCCGCCGCGGCTACATCAAGGACGGCGCGGAGAAGCAGTAG
- a CDS encoding MFS transporter: MIAALAPVAALLLSVAMLLVGNGLQSTLLPLRAGIEQFSSVQIGVLGSAYFVGFALGCWRGATVVRRAGHIRAFAAVVAIASTSALVHSLIQEPVLWWFIRFLTGACVAILFMIIESWLNEKATNETRGTVFSVYSAINLAMIAAGQMLLATGDPGGFPLFLMASILVSLAAVPVALSRSESPAPIDHVELRIGRLFQLSPVGFFGCLAVGMTNGAFWALAPLFAQQSGVDVGTGFIALFIGISVAAGALGQWPLGLLSDRIDRRKVIVAAAALASLSGLALALFGDISPTVMLLAVFGFGMFAFPLYALCVAHANDFVGADSFVEAASGLLLTWAAGAVIGPVIASALIAGAGQAGLFYFTAATHLMLVVFVLMRMRRRSAQPVEDKGNFVDAINASTTLAPVDVTTTASPNPADAAPEATPEAPAEDAGAKPEDQRP; encoded by the coding sequence ATGATCGCCGCCCTTGCGCCCGTCGCAGCGCTTCTGCTCAGCGTCGCCATGCTGCTGGTGGGCAATGGCCTGCAATCCACCCTGCTGCCGCTGCGCGCCGGAATCGAACAGTTCAGCTCGGTGCAGATCGGCGTCCTGGGCTCGGCCTATTTCGTCGGCTTCGCACTCGGCTGCTGGCGCGGTGCGACCGTCGTGCGTCGGGCAGGTCATATCCGCGCCTTCGCCGCCGTTGTCGCCATCGCCTCGACCTCGGCGCTCGTCCACTCTCTGATCCAGGAACCGGTGCTGTGGTGGTTCATCCGCTTCCTCACCGGCGCCTGCGTTGCGATCCTGTTCATGATCATCGAGAGTTGGCTGAACGAGAAGGCGACCAACGAGACCCGCGGCACGGTCTTCTCGGTCTACTCCGCGATCAACCTGGCGATGATCGCAGCCGGCCAGATGCTGCTGGCGACCGGCGATCCGGGCGGCTTCCCGCTTTTCCTCATGGCCTCCATCCTGGTTTCCCTCGCGGCGGTGCCGGTGGCGCTTTCCCGGTCAGAGAGCCCGGCGCCGATCGATCATGTCGAACTCCGCATCGGCAGGCTGTTCCAGCTCTCTCCGGTTGGCTTCTTCGGCTGTCTCGCCGTCGGCATGACGAACGGCGCCTTCTGGGCGCTGGCACCGCTGTTCGCGCAACAGAGCGGCGTCGACGTGGGCACCGGATTCATCGCGCTCTTCATCGGCATTTCCGTTGCGGCCGGCGCGCTGGGTCAGTGGCCGCTCGGCCTGCTCTCGGACCGCATCGACCGGCGCAAGGTGATCGTCGCCGCCGCCGCACTGGCCAGCCTGTCCGGCCTGGCGCTGGCCCTGTTCGGGGACATCTCGCCTACGGTGATGCTGCTGGCGGTTTTCGGCTTCGGCATGTTCGCGTTCCCGCTCTACGCCCTCTGCGTGGCCCACGCCAACGACTTCGTCGGCGCCGACAGCTTCGTCGAGGCGGCGAGCGGCCTGCTGCTGACCTGGGCGGCGGGCGCGGTGATCGGCCCCGTCATCGCCTCGGCGCTGATCGCGGGCGCGGGACAGGCGGGCCTGTTCTATTTCACGGCGGCGACGCATCTGATGCTTGTCGTCTTCGTGCTGATGAGAATGCGCCGGCGCAGCGCGCAGCCGGTCGAGGACAAGGGCAACTTCGTCGACGCCATCAACGCCAGCACCACGCTCGCGCCGGTGGATGTCACCACGACTGCGTCGCCGAACCCGGCAGACGCCGCGCCGGAAGCGACGCCCGAAGCACCCGCGGAGGACGCCGGGGCGAAGCCCGAGGATCAGCGCCCGTAG
- a CDS encoding MarR family winged helix-turn-helix transcriptional regulator codes for MNEPTLDLPAFLPYQLSVAANRVSNRLARIYADRFDLTIPEWRVMAVLGRFPGLSAVEVAERTAMDKVRVSRAVSRLLSAGRLERRTDPEDRRRTELRLSEAGRAIYAEIVPLARRFERSVMAELAPEELAALRRALGKLLADG; via the coding sequence ATGAATGAACCGACCCTCGACCTGCCCGCCTTCCTCCCCTACCAGCTTTCGGTTGCCGCAAACCGCGTGAGTAACCGTCTCGCCCGCATCTATGCCGACCGTTTCGATCTGACCATTCCCGAATGGCGGGTCATGGCGGTGCTGGGCCGTTTCCCCGGTCTCTCGGCGGTCGAAGTCGCCGAGCGCACGGCGATGGACAAGGTGCGTGTCAGCCGCGCCGTCTCGCGGCTGCTCAGCGCCGGGCGGCTGGAGCGGCGAACCGATCCGGAGGACCGGCGGCGGACGGAACTGAGGCTTTCGGAGGCAGGCCGGGCGATCTATGCGGAGATCGTGCCGCTGGCGCGGCGGTTCGAGCGCAGCGTGATGGCGGAGCTGGCGCCGGAGGAACTGGCGGCGCTGCGCCGCGCCCTCGGGAAACTGCTCGCGGACGGCTGA
- a CDS encoding homogentisate 1,2-dioxygenase translates to MAKNWIQFPRMEGEVSRQAHADLPEGTFEREFGKEGFFGPASHIYHRNPPTGWVDWEGPLKPRAFDTQKLNGGHEGPWDADLLLHNASVKVRFWRQDTAMKSLARNGDGDDLIFVHKGAGELFCDFGHMSFRDGDYIMLPRATTWRIEPSEPVEALLMEATNESYVLPDKGLVGNHAIFDPAMLETPKLDEAFRAQQGDGEWRMEIKARGGVSTVTYPFNPLDAAGWKGDLCPVKVNWRDIRPLMSARYHVPPSAHTTFLAGRFVVCTFCPRPFESDPGALKVPFFHSNNDYDEVLFYHAGDFFSRDNIDAGMITLHPCGFPHGPQPGALKHAFTPKKAATDEVAVMIDTRDPLQVAEAAEATENPDYVKSWGMANRAARDAADQTGR, encoded by the coding sequence ATGGCGAAGAACTGGATCCAGTTCCCCAGGATGGAAGGCGAGGTGAGCCGCCAGGCCCATGCCGACCTGCCCGAGGGCACCTTTGAGCGCGAGTTCGGCAAGGAGGGCTTCTTCGGCCCCGCGAGCCATATCTATCACCGCAACCCGCCGACGGGCTGGGTCGACTGGGAGGGTCCGCTGAAGCCCCGTGCCTTCGACACCCAGAAGCTCAATGGCGGCCATGAAGGCCCCTGGGACGCGGACCTGCTGCTCCACAATGCCTCCGTGAAGGTGCGTTTCTGGCGTCAGGACACCGCCATGAAGTCCCTGGCGCGGAACGGCGACGGCGACGATCTGATCTTCGTCCACAAGGGCGCGGGCGAGCTGTTCTGCGATTTCGGCCACATGAGCTTCCGCGACGGCGACTACATCATGCTGCCCCGGGCGACGACCTGGCGGATCGAGCCCTCGGAGCCCGTCGAGGCGCTGCTGATGGAGGCGACCAACGAGTCCTATGTCCTCCCCGACAAGGGCCTGGTCGGTAACCACGCCATCTTCGATCCGGCCATGCTGGAGACGCCGAAGCTGGACGAGGCCTTCCGCGCGCAGCAGGGCGACGGCGAATGGCGCATGGAGATCAAGGCACGCGGCGGCGTCTCCACGGTGACCTATCCCTTCAACCCGCTGGACGCCGCCGGCTGGAAGGGCGACCTCTGCCCGGTGAAGGTCAACTGGCGCGATATCCGCCCGCTGATGAGCGCGCGCTACCACGTGCCGCCCAGCGCCCACACCACCTTTCTGGCGGGACGCTTCGTCGTCTGCACCTTCTGCCCGCGGCCCTTCGAGAGCGATCCCGGAGCCCTGAAGGTGCCCTTCTTCCATTCGAACAACGACTATGACGAGGTGCTGTTCTATCACGCGGGCGACTTCTTCAGCCGCGACAATATCGATGCCGGCATGATTACCCTGCACCCCTGCGGCTTCCCCCACGGGCCGCAGCCGGGTGCGCTGAAACACGCCTTCACGCCGAAGAAGGCGGCCACCGACGAGGTCGCGGTGATGATCGACACCCGCGATCCGCTGCAGGTCGCCGAGGCGGCGGAGGCCACCGAGAACCCCGACTACGTGAAGAGCTGGGGCATGGCCAACCGCGCCGCCCGCGATGCAGCGGATCAGACCGGCCGATGA
- a CDS encoding PAS domain-containing protein — MSSGVGAMLRAYWLSKQREGALPKRQDIDPGEIRGLLPDLALVESLEGGRYFRFRLIGTSAERCLGHIAMRRTFDGDSERGRYRDLVAFLRRAGNTCDCLETRIPNFGDNAVYEAIEATVAPLVDQDGQPVRFLIAMEFVISASAAIEARARRMER; from the coding sequence ATGTCATCCGGAGTGGGCGCCATGCTGCGGGCCTACTGGCTTTCGAAACAGCGCGAAGGGGCGCTGCCGAAACGCCAGGATATCGATCCCGGTGAAATCCGGGGGCTGTTGCCCGATCTTGCCTTGGTGGAGAGCCTCGAAGGCGGGAGATACTTCCGTTTCAGGCTGATCGGCACGTCGGCCGAACGCTGCCTCGGTCACATCGCCATGCGCAGGACATTCGACGGCGACAGCGAGCGCGGACGCTATCGCGACCTGGTGGCGTTCCTGCGGCGCGCTGGGAACACGTGCGATTGCCTCGAGACCCGCATTCCCAATTTCGGCGACAATGCCGTCTACGAGGCGATCGAGGCGACCGTCGCGCCGCTGGTCGACCAGGACGGCCAGCCCGTCAGATTTCTCATCGCGATGGAATTCGTCATCTCCGCCAGCGCCGCCATCGAGGCCCGCGCCCGCCGGATGGAGCGCTGA
- a CDS encoding fumarylacetoacetate hydrolase family protein — protein MKLASLKDGRDGRLVVVSKDLTKAAPATDVAPTLQAALDDWGHCRPLLDAMYHSLNVGGGREIFDFDPARCASPLPRAYQWADGSAYVNHVELVRQARGAEMPESFWTDPLMYQGGSDSFLGPTDDIPAISEDHGIDFEAEIAVITDDVPMATVTEAAAEHIQLLMLVNDVSLRGLIPAELAKGFGFFHGKPSSAFSPVAVTPDELGGAWVDGKVHRPLLSWLNEKPFGRPEAGVDMTFSFPELVAHAAKTRLLSAGTIVGSGTVSNRGADGGPGRPVSEGGSGYSCIAEIRTIETIAQGKPSTPFMKFGDRIRIDMQDEDGHSIFGAIDQKVVRYGR, from the coding sequence ATGAAACTCGCATCGCTGAAGGACGGGCGCGACGGCCGGCTGGTCGTCGTCTCGAAGGACCTGACGAAGGCCGCGCCGGCCACCGATGTCGCGCCCACGCTGCAGGCGGCGCTGGATGACTGGGGCCACTGCCGGCCGCTGCTGGACGCCATGTATCATTCGCTCAATGTCGGCGGCGGACGGGAGATCTTCGATTTCGATCCCGCCCGGTGCGCCTCGCCGCTGCCGCGCGCCTACCAATGGGCGGACGGATCGGCCTATGTGAACCACGTCGAGCTGGTCCGGCAGGCCCGCGGCGCTGAGATGCCGGAGAGTTTCTGGACCGATCCGCTGATGTATCAGGGCGGCTCCGACAGCTTTCTCGGCCCGACCGACGATATCCCGGCGATTTCCGAGGATCATGGCATCGACTTCGAGGCCGAGATCGCGGTGATCACCGACGATGTGCCCATGGCGACGGTGACGGAAGCGGCGGCGGAGCACATCCAGCTCCTGATGCTGGTGAACGATGTTTCCCTTCGCGGTCTGATCCCGGCCGAACTGGCCAAGGGCTTCGGCTTCTTCCACGGCAAGCCGTCCAGCGCCTTCAGCCCCGTGGCGGTGACCCCGGACGAGCTGGGCGGGGCCTGGGTGGACGGCAAGGTTCATCGCCCGCTGCTGTCATGGCTCAACGAGAAGCCGTTCGGCCGCCCCGAAGCCGGCGTTGACATGACCTTCTCGTTTCCCGAGCTGGTGGCGCACGCGGCGAAGACCCGGCTGCTCTCGGCCGGCACGATCGTCGGCTCGGGCACCGTCTCCAACCGCGGCGCCGATGGCGGGCCGGGCAGGCCGGTGAGCGAGGGCGGGTCTGGCTATTCCTGCATCGCCGAGATCCGCACCATCGAGACGATCGCCCAGGGCAAGCCCTCTACTCCGTTCATGAAATTCGGCGACCGTATCCGCATCGACATGCAGGATGAAGACGGCCATTCCATCTTCGGCGCCATCGACCAGAAGGTCGTCCGCTACGGGCGCTGA
- a CDS encoding Ldh family oxidoreductase — protein sequence MSERYDAARLKRFAADLLRKAGMPADRAGVVAEMLVDADLMGHDTHGLNLAPQYLEALASREMPRTGEPKVLSDTGPAVLWDGNYLSGVWLVRHAMDTAMARAREYGLCALSIRRSGHIACLASFLPVATARGFMMLLFSSDPANRGVAPHGATEPVYTPNPIGVGIPTPGDPVLIDISASITTMGLTGRAGADGERLAGKWLVDADGQASDDPAVFGDGGALLPLGGLDSGHKGFGLGLMVEAMTSGLAGFGRREKPGQHGASVMVMLIDPEASGGLESFAAETGFLADACRAARRPKGAPAVRLPGERALKLKREQEKRGVELYPDIMPRLAEWAERLRVPAPNPIRGKGSET from the coding sequence ATGAGCGAACGCTACGACGCCGCCCGGCTCAAACGCTTCGCCGCGGATCTGCTCCGCAAGGCCGGCATGCCCGCCGACCGCGCCGGGGTCGTGGCCGAGATGCTCGTCGACGCCGATCTGATGGGCCACGACACCCACGGCCTGAACCTCGCGCCGCAATATCTCGAGGCGCTGGCCAGCCGGGAGATGCCGCGCACCGGCGAGCCGAAGGTGCTCTCCGATACCGGCCCGGCGGTGCTGTGGGACGGCAACTACCTCTCCGGTGTCTGGCTGGTCCGGCACGCCATGGACACGGCCATGGCGCGGGCGCGGGAGTACGGCCTCTGCGCGCTCTCCATCCGCCGCTCCGGCCACATCGCCTGCCTGGCCAGCTTCCTGCCCGTGGCGACGGCGCGCGGCTTCATGATGCTGCTGTTCTCCTCCGATCCCGCCAACCGGGGTGTGGCACCCCATGGCGCCACGGAGCCGGTCTACACGCCCAACCCCATCGGCGTCGGCATTCCGACCCCGGGCGACCCGGTGCTGATCGACATATCGGCCTCGATCACCACGATGGGCCTGACCGGACGCGCGGGCGCCGATGGCGAAAGGCTGGCCGGCAAGTGGCTGGTCGACGCGGACGGCCAGGCGAGCGACGATCCGGCGGTCTTCGGCGATGGCGGCGCGCTGCTTCCGCTGGGCGGGCTGGACAGTGGCCACAAGGGTTTCGGCCTCGGCCTGATGGTGGAGGCGATGACATCCGGCCTCGCCGGCTTCGGCCGGCGCGAGAAGCCTGGCCAGCACGGCGCCTCGGTGATGGTCATGCTGATCGATCCGGAGGCCTCCGGCGGCCTGGAGTCCTTCGCCGCCGAGACCGGCTTCCTGGCCGATGCCTGCCGCGCCGCACGCCGGCCGAAGGGCGCGCCGGCGGTGCGCCTGCCGGGCGAACGGGCGCTGAAACTGAAGCGCGAGCAGGAAAAGCGGGGTGTCGAGCTCTATCCCGACATCATGCCGCGGCTTGCCGAATGGGCGGAGCGCCTGCGTGTGCCAGCACCGAATCCGATCCGAGGGAAGGGAAGCGAAACATGA
- a CDS encoding polysaccharide deacetylase family protein, which produces MTGFVKSLLRLLVVPVVLLTAGALPSLAAEAPRKVIALHHPHDDTLKRHNLHRLAEMPLNWLGLRVEYHELEDPLPQDAVDDPAVAGVVSWFEQGSMNQPELFLDWAIRMADAGKKFVFLGDLGFLANEQGRQTDRGLVNAFLGRLGFRLGGDWIDVTFDTEIVHRDSDFYDFERRMGGRLPSYELYEPVSDETRVLLKVRNRQSGDESALFMISPAGAFVEGGWEYYKDPVLFRTQWYVNPFRLFAEVFDTDALPKPDVTTLSGRRMYFSHIDGDGWRNVSLVRAFRDKEAYSAQVVMEKVIEPFPDLPITVGPIAADLDPEWSGDEKAQEIAREIFRLPQVESAHHTFSHPFEWRFFEDYTPEKEAPFVRLYPNPDIEAWGAEVVKTASNRVVSLKEAYDQPRGFGHVPFDIDLEFEGASEVVNRFTPPGKEVALVLWSGDTSPSARMIRASREAGLLNLNGGDARFDPEYPSVGYVPPVGFEIGGERQIYAANSNENTYTDLWSGRYFGFRDLVHTLKNTENPRRLKPINVYYHMYSGERDAALNALLANIEYARSQRIAPVTASHYTRMAEGFYTTRFEPLGGRRWRVLDRGALETVRFDKADAIAVDLSRSEGVLGFNRHQGSLYVALDGEVAQPLIALADAGPAPGAPWLIDARWRIRGLERAADRLAFTGEGFGPAEMRWGGMAPGRWRAEAVLPDGETVRADAVVGRNGVLNVTLPVQVYEPVPVTLSRLGGN; this is translated from the coding sequence ATGACCGGTTTTGTGAAATCCCTTCTGCGTCTGCTCGTCGTGCCGGTGGTCCTGTTGACCGCGGGCGCATTGCCGTCGCTTGCCGCGGAGGCGCCGCGCAAGGTGATTGCCCTGCATCATCCGCATGACGACACGCTGAAACGGCACAACCTGCACCGCCTGGCAGAGATGCCCCTCAACTGGCTCGGGCTGCGCGTCGAGTATCACGAACTCGAGGACCCGCTGCCGCAGGACGCCGTCGACGACCCGGCGGTCGCCGGCGTCGTGAGCTGGTTCGAGCAGGGCAGCATGAACCAGCCGGAACTGTTTCTGGACTGGGCCATCCGGATGGCCGACGCGGGCAAGAAGTTCGTGTTTCTGGGGGATCTCGGGTTTCTCGCCAACGAGCAGGGCCGCCAGACCGACCGGGGCCTGGTCAACGCCTTTCTCGGGCGCCTGGGCTTCCGGCTCGGCGGCGACTGGATCGATGTCACCTTCGATACCGAGATCGTTCACCGCGACTCCGACTTCTACGATTTCGAACGGCGCATGGGCGGGCGGCTGCCGTCCTACGAACTCTACGAGCCGGTATCCGACGAGACCCGCGTCCTTCTGAAGGTGCGCAACCGCCAGTCCGGCGACGAAAGCGCGTTGTTCATGATCTCGCCGGCCGGGGCCTTCGTGGAGGGCGGCTGGGAGTACTACAAGGACCCGGTCCTGTTCCGCACCCAGTGGTACGTCAATCCGTTCCGCCTGTTCGCCGAGGTGTTCGACACCGACGCCTTGCCAAAGCCGGACGTGACCACATTGTCGGGCCGGCGGATGTATTTCAGCCATATTGACGGGGACGGCTGGCGAAATGTCAGTCTGGTGCGCGCCTTCCGGGACAAGGAAGCCTATTCGGCGCAGGTGGTGATGGAAAAGGTGATCGAGCCCTTTCCCGATCTGCCGATCACTGTCGGGCCGATCGCCGCCGATCTGGATCCCGAATGGTCGGGCGACGAGAAGGCGCAGGAGATCGCCCGCGAAATCTTCCGCCTGCCGCAAGTCGAAAGCGCACACCACACCTTCAGCCATCCCTTCGAATGGCGGTTCTTCGAGGACTATACGCCGGAGAAGGAGGCGCCCTTCGTCCGTCTCTATCCCAATCCGGACATCGAGGCCTGGGGCGCCGAGGTGGTGAAGACAGCGTCCAACCGAGTGGTGAGCCTGAAGGAAGCCTACGACCAGCCGCGGGGCTTCGGGCACGTCCCCTTCGATATCGACCTCGAGTTCGAGGGCGCCTCCGAAGTCGTGAACCGTTTCACCCCGCCGGGCAAGGAGGTCGCGCTGGTGCTATGGTCGGGCGATACCTCGCCGTCCGCGCGGATGATCCGGGCCTCGCGCGAGGCCGGTCTGCTCAACCTCAATGGCGGCGATGCGCGCTTCGATCCCGAATATCCCTCGGTGGGTTATGTGCCGCCCGTCGGTTTCGAGATCGGCGGCGAGCGCCAGATCTACGCCGCCAACAGCAATGAGAACACCTATACGGACCTCTGGTCGGGCCGCTATTTCGGCTTCCGCGACCTGGTTCACACGCTGAAGAACACCGAGAACCCGCGCCGGCTTAAGCCGATCAACGTCTACTATCACATGTATTCCGGTGAGCGGGACGCGGCGCTGAACGCACTGCTCGCCAATATCGAATACGCCCGCAGCCAGCGCATCGCGCCGGTCACCGCCTCTCACTACACGCGGATGGCGGAAGGTTTCTACACCACGCGTTTCGAGCCGCTGGGCGGGCGCCGCTGGCGGGTGCTGGACCGCGGGGCGCTGGAAACCGTGCGCTTCGACAAGGCGGACGCGATCGCCGTCGATCTTTCCCGCTCCGAGGGGGTGCTGGGCTTCAACCGTCACCAGGGCAGCCTCTACGTCGCCCTGGACGGCGAGGTGGCGCAGCCGTTGATCGCCCTGGCCGACGCAGGGCCGGCCCCCGGCGCACCATGGCTGATCGATGCCCGCTGGCGCATCCGCGGCCTGGAACGGGCAGCTGACCGGCTGGCCTTCACCGGCGAAGGCTTCGGTCCGGCCGAGATGCGCTGGGGCGGGATGGCGCCCGGGCGATGGCGCGCCGAGGCCGTGCTGCCCGACGGCGAGACGGTGCGCGCGGATGCCGTCGTCGGCCGAAATGGCGTCCTGAACGTGACTCTGCCGGTC